A genome region from Nocardioides cynanchi includes the following:
- a CDS encoding STAS domain-containing protein — translation MDEFSIELGTDAEGRAVVAPHGEIDLATHTQLATAIVELLDAGKVDIVVDLSHTTFLDSTALGTLISARRRAYSRKGSFEILCSNERLLRIFQVTSLDKVFSIREA, via the coding sequence ATGGACGAGTTCTCGATCGAGCTGGGAACCGACGCGGAAGGTCGGGCGGTGGTCGCCCCCCACGGTGAGATCGACCTGGCCACGCACACCCAGCTCGCGACGGCCATCGTGGAGCTCCTCGACGCCGGCAAGGTCGACATCGTGGTCGACCTGAGCCACACGACGTTCCTGGACTCGACGGCGCTCGGCACCCTGATCAGCGCTCGGCGCCGCGCCTACTCCCGCAAGGGATCCTTCGAGATCCTGTGCAGCAACGAGCGGCTGCTGCGGATCTTCCAGGTCACCAGCCTGGACAAGGTCTTCTCGATCCGCGAGGCCTGA
- a CDS encoding cytochrome P450, translating into MLEAVKGVVRRSLLSRAGGIDLTQLDKVPDRLTWPLDRVVADPVPRVGEMRDKDPVARLITFLGMDIWLVTGDAEARTVLGDLTSYSTDIRPYYGKSGAAGGDIGGLGFTDPPEHTRLRKLLTPEFTMRRLARLKPAIDRIIETQLDETERVAAANDGIADLVQTFAFPIPFLVICELLGLRDEDREIVRKLGSARFDVTHGGQAVMGAVGASREFLFAECARQRTEPGPGLIGQIIREHGDEIDDFDLGGLADGAFTGGLETSASMLALGTVVLLNNPDLYAGLVTDPVTVTPVVEDLLRHLSVVQVAFPRFAKADVTVAGHRIKKGSCVLVHLPATDRDPRAYPAGDALDPSRATASHLAFGYGFHRCVGAELARMELKAAYPALARRFPDLSLAVPTEDLPYHAKSIVYGVESVPVRLHR; encoded by the coding sequence ATGCTGGAAGCTGTCAAGGGAGTGGTGCGCCGCAGCCTGCTGTCACGCGCCGGCGGCATCGACCTCACCCAGCTCGACAAGGTCCCCGACCGGCTGACCTGGCCGCTCGACCGGGTCGTCGCCGACCCCGTGCCGCGCGTGGGCGAGATGCGCGACAAGGACCCCGTCGCCCGCCTGATCACCTTCCTGGGGATGGACATCTGGCTGGTCACCGGCGATGCCGAGGCGCGCACCGTGCTCGGCGACCTCACGTCGTACTCCACCGACATCCGGCCCTACTACGGCAAGTCCGGCGCCGCCGGCGGTGACATCGGTGGGCTGGGGTTCACCGACCCGCCGGAGCACACCCGGCTCCGCAAGCTGCTCACGCCGGAGTTCACGATGCGCCGGCTGGCCCGGCTGAAGCCGGCGATCGACCGGATCATCGAGACCCAGCTCGACGAGACCGAGCGGGTCGCAGCCGCGAACGACGGCATCGCCGACCTGGTGCAGACCTTCGCCTTCCCGATCCCGTTCCTGGTGATCTGCGAGCTCCTCGGCCTGCGCGACGAGGACCGCGAGATCGTCCGCAAGCTCGGCTCGGCCCGGTTCGACGTCACCCACGGCGGCCAGGCGGTGATGGGTGCAGTCGGGGCGTCCCGCGAGTTCCTGTTCGCCGAGTGCGCCCGCCAGCGCACCGAGCCCGGGCCCGGCCTGATCGGCCAGATCATCCGTGAGCACGGCGACGAGATCGACGACTTCGACCTCGGTGGGCTCGCGGACGGCGCGTTCACCGGCGGGCTCGAGACCTCGGCGTCGATGCTCGCCCTCGGCACGGTCGTGCTGCTGAACAACCCCGACCTGTACGCCGGCCTGGTCACCGACCCGGTCACGGTCACCCCGGTCGTGGAGGACCTCCTGCGACACCTCTCGGTGGTGCAGGTCGCGTTCCCGCGCTTCGCCAAGGCCGACGTCACCGTGGCCGGGCACCGGATCAAGAAGGGATCGTGCGTCCTGGTCCACCTCCCGGCCACCGACCGCGACCCGCGCGCCTACCCGGCCGGCGACGCGCTGGACCCGTCGCGGGCCACCGCCTCGCACCTGGCGTTCGGGTACGGCTTCCACCGCTGCGTCGGCGCCGAGCTGGCGCGGATGGAGCTCAAGGCCGCCTATCCCGCCCTGGCCCGCCGCTTCCCCGACCTCTCCCTCGCCGTACCCACCGAGGACCTGCCCTACCACGCCAAGTCGATCGTGTACGGCGTCGAGTCGGTGCCGGTCCGCCTGCACCGCTAG
- a CDS encoding heme-binding protein encodes MHLASDFAFEPVPAIADTPAHPFTSIDDPLGPLAALVGTWTGTGFNTIWRPHFPSGAQDRFLELNLTSETLVFEEIPGAIPNRGLDQKDIEMFGVHYLQQISDSALSAGIHLEPGIWATVPATTAPKEPPTVVRMASIPHGTAILVQGKAFTVAGPPVIADTDIIPFGAGDPGGKGTFANAEQAFPELDLSKKTKFRQPSDATTQPSITQAMVKNPNLVLQKAIHGQDIVRTTVLRINTHTKPESVGTANTFFLGENASANHVDATFWIEKVKKPHTAGHFLQLQYSQTVMLDFNGLRWPHVSVATLRKTVPSPAPARNDLPSGGGAVAGREVELG; translated from the coding sequence ATGCATCTCGCCAGCGACTTCGCCTTCGAGCCGGTTCCGGCCATCGCCGACACCCCGGCCCACCCGTTCACCAGCATCGACGACCCGCTCGGCCCGCTCGCCGCGCTGGTCGGGACCTGGACCGGCACCGGCTTCAACACGATCTGGCGCCCGCACTTCCCGTCCGGCGCCCAGGACCGCTTCCTCGAGCTCAACCTCACCTCGGAGACCCTGGTCTTCGAGGAGATCCCGGGCGCCATCCCCAACCGCGGTCTGGACCAGAAGGACATCGAGATGTTCGGCGTCCACTACCTCCAGCAGATCTCCGACAGCGCCCTGTCGGCCGGGATCCACCTCGAGCCGGGCATCTGGGCCACGGTGCCGGCCACGACCGCGCCGAAGGAGCCGCCGACGGTCGTCCGGATGGCGTCCATCCCGCACGGCACCGCGATCCTGGTGCAGGGCAAGGCCTTCACCGTCGCCGGCCCACCGGTCATCGCCGACACCGACATCATCCCGTTCGGGGCCGGCGACCCCGGTGGCAAGGGCACGTTCGCCAACGCCGAGCAGGCCTTCCCGGAGCTCGACCTCTCCAAGAAGACCAAGTTCCGGCAACCGTCCGACGCCACCACGCAGCCGTCGATCACCCAGGCGATGGTGAAGAACCCCAACCTCGTGCTGCAGAAGGCGATCCACGGCCAGGACATCGTCCGGACCACGGTCCTGCGGATCAACACCCACACCAAGCCGGAGAGCGTCGGCACGGCCAACACGTTCTTCCTCGGCGAGAACGCGTCGGCCAACCACGTCGACGCGACCTTCTGGATCGAGAAGGTCAAGAAGCCGCACACCGCCGGCCACTTCCTCCAGCTCCAGTACTCCCAGACGGTGATGCTCGACTTCAACGGCCTGCGCTGGCCGCACGTCTCGGTCGCCACGCTGCGCAAGACGGTCCCGTCGCCCGCCCCGGCGCGCAACGACCTCCCGTCGGGCGGGGGCGCGGTCGCCGGTCGCGAGGTCGAGCTCGGCTAG
- a CDS encoding AMP-dependent synthetase/ligase: MSADTLQSDRAEIEQLIGGRTVADALAATVARYGEQPAYSDKADGRSEWRTLTWQQVYDEARDVAAALVDLGVEPGRTVAIMATNRIEHLVADMGAMLAGAVPMSIYNTLSPEQIAFIAGQSRPAVVFVETADHLDRWRTALTADTGVLAVVGIGPGTTEAGFDDDRLTTWDVVVERGRGVGHAAVDARTAALRPEDPATILYTSGTTGDPKGVELSHRNVLYDCEAGLRMSRLEGTNLTVSYLPYAHIAERILSLYIPQHYGDVHIYLVADPSLLLGALGEVHPAQFFGVPRVWEKIQSGVSGLLAMEQDAAKKSAVEEAMRVGAEYVESLQVGHTTSPELQARFEAADAAVLRPIRSMLGLDQVIWAGSASAPMPLEVARFFAGLGMPIYDIWGMTETCGGATACGPDAFKLGTVGRAYPGIELRIADDGELLARGPIMTTGYHQRPEATAELIDADGWLHTGDIASIDDEGFVSIVDRKKELIITSAGKNIAPSNIESYLKESPIVGHALAFGDSRPYVVAVLTLDGEVAPVIAQMGGIEFTDLADLAAKPEILAMAQDAVDKANARLSRPEQIKAFELLPVEWTAESEELTPTLKLKRRVVHTKYADVIDRLYG, translated from the coding sequence ATGAGCGCCGACACCCTCCAGAGCGACCGGGCCGAGATCGAGCAGTTGATCGGGGGGCGCACGGTCGCGGACGCGCTCGCGGCGACGGTCGCCAGGTACGGCGAGCAGCCGGCGTACAGCGACAAGGCGGACGGCCGCAGCGAGTGGCGCACCCTGACCTGGCAGCAGGTGTACGACGAGGCGCGCGACGTGGCGGCCGCCCTGGTCGACCTCGGCGTCGAGCCCGGCCGGACCGTGGCGATCATGGCCACCAACCGGATCGAGCACCTGGTCGCCGACATGGGCGCGATGCTCGCCGGGGCCGTCCCGATGTCGATCTACAACACCCTCTCGCCCGAGCAGATCGCCTTCATCGCCGGCCAGTCCCGGCCCGCGGTGGTGTTCGTCGAGACCGCCGACCACCTGGACCGCTGGCGCACCGCCCTCACGGCGGACACCGGAGTGCTGGCGGTGGTCGGCATCGGCCCCGGCACCACCGAGGCCGGCTTCGACGACGACCGCCTCACCACCTGGGACGTGGTCGTCGAGCGAGGCCGCGGCGTCGGGCACGCGGCCGTCGACGCGCGCACCGCGGCGCTCCGGCCGGAGGACCCCGCCACGATCCTCTACACCTCGGGCACCACCGGAGACCCGAAGGGCGTCGAGCTCAGCCATCGCAACGTGCTCTACGACTGCGAGGCCGGGCTCCGGATGAGCCGGCTGGAGGGCACCAACCTGACCGTCTCCTACCTCCCCTACGCCCACATCGCCGAGCGGATCCTCAGCCTCTACATCCCCCAGCACTACGGTGACGTCCACATCTACCTCGTCGCGGACCCCTCCCTGCTGCTCGGTGCCCTCGGCGAGGTGCACCCGGCGCAGTTCTTCGGTGTCCCGCGGGTCTGGGAGAAGATCCAGTCCGGCGTCTCCGGGCTGCTGGCGATGGAGCAGGACGCCGCCAAGAAGTCGGCCGTCGAGGAGGCGATGCGGGTCGGGGCGGAGTACGTCGAGTCCCTCCAGGTGGGCCACACGACCTCCCCTGAGCTCCAGGCCCGCTTCGAGGCCGCGGACGCGGCCGTGCTCCGGCCGATCCGCTCGATGCTCGGCCTCGACCAGGTGATCTGGGCCGGCTCGGCCTCCGCTCCGATGCCCCTGGAGGTGGCCCGGTTCTTCGCGGGGCTCGGGATGCCGATCTACGACATCTGGGGCATGACCGAGACCTGCGGCGGGGCCACGGCGTGCGGCCCGGACGCGTTCAAGCTCGGCACCGTGGGGCGGGCCTATCCCGGCATCGAGCTCCGGATCGCCGACGACGGTGAGCTGTTGGCCCGTGGCCCGATCATGACGACCGGCTATCACCAGCGACCCGAGGCGACGGCCGAGCTGATCGACGCCGACGGCTGGCTGCACACCGGTGACATCGCCAGCATCGACGACGAGGGCTTCGTGTCGATCGTGGACCGGAAGAAGGAGCTGATCATCACCTCCGCCGGGAAGAACATCGCACCGTCCAACATCGAGAGCTACCTGAAGGAGTCGCCGATCGTCGGCCACGCGCTGGCGTTCGGCGACAGCCGGCCCTACGTCGTGGCGGTGCTGACCCTGGACGGCGAGGTCGCCCCGGTGATCGCCCAGATGGGCGGCATCGAGTTCACCGACCTGGCCGACCTCGCGGCCAAGCCGGAGATCCTGGCGATGGCACAGGACGCCGTGGACAAGGCCAACGCCCGGCTCTCGCGCCCCGAGCAGATCAAGGCCTTCGAGCTGCTCCCGGTCGAGTGGACCGCGGAGTCGGAGGAGCTCACCCCCACCCTCAAGCTGAAGCGGCGCGTCGTACACACGAAGTACGCCGACGTGATCGACCGGCTCTACGGCTGA
- a CDS encoding acyl-CoA dehydrogenase family protein gives MSRAIFEPEHEAFRETVGTFLDKEAVPFHDQWETDGIVDREVWAKAGAQGLLAFQLPEEYGGGGTPDFRYNLVVNEEMTRRGVYGCAFPLFNDMIVPYLVSSATEEQQERWYPGLCAGTTIAAIAMSEPGAGSDLQGIRTTAVDAGDHYVLNGSKTFISNGILADLVVVVARTDAEAGHQGISLLVVERGMAGFERGRNLDKIGQHAQDTAELFFDNVRVPKANLLGAEGSGFLQLMTNLAQERLSIAASAATACEVILDETLRYVKERTAFGRPIGKFQHNRFVMAEMATETHIARVFLDDCVARHVRGELDAKTASMAKWWLTELQKKIVDQAVQLYGGYGYMAEYPIARAYVNSRVQTIYGGTTEIQKEIIGRSLGL, from the coding sequence ATGTCGCGCGCCATCTTCGAGCCCGAGCACGAGGCCTTCCGCGAGACCGTCGGCACCTTCCTGGACAAGGAGGCGGTGCCGTTCCACGACCAGTGGGAGACCGACGGCATCGTCGACCGCGAGGTCTGGGCCAAGGCGGGGGCCCAGGGCCTGCTGGCCTTCCAGCTGCCCGAGGAGTACGGCGGCGGTGGGACGCCCGACTTCCGCTACAACCTCGTCGTCAACGAGGAGATGACCCGGCGCGGTGTCTACGGCTGCGCCTTCCCGCTCTTCAACGACATGATCGTGCCCTACCTCGTCTCGAGCGCCACCGAGGAGCAGCAGGAGCGGTGGTACCCCGGTCTGTGCGCCGGTACGACGATCGCGGCGATCGCGATGAGCGAGCCCGGCGCGGGCTCCGACCTCCAGGGGATCCGCACCACCGCCGTCGACGCCGGCGACCACTACGTGCTGAACGGCTCGAAGACCTTCATCTCCAACGGCATCCTGGCCGACCTCGTGGTCGTGGTCGCCCGGACCGATGCCGAGGCCGGCCACCAGGGCATCAGCCTGCTCGTGGTCGAACGCGGCATGGCGGGCTTCGAGCGCGGCCGCAACCTCGACAAGATCGGCCAGCACGCCCAGGACACTGCCGAGCTGTTCTTCGACAACGTCCGCGTGCCCAAGGCCAACCTGCTCGGTGCGGAGGGCTCGGGGTTCCTCCAGCTGATGACCAACCTGGCCCAGGAGCGGCTCTCGATCGCGGCGTCGGCGGCGACCGCCTGCGAGGTGATCCTGGACGAGACGCTGCGCTACGTGAAGGAGCGCACGGCGTTCGGCCGGCCGATCGGGAAGTTCCAGCACAACCGCTTCGTGATGGCCGAGATGGCCACCGAGACCCACATCGCCCGGGTGTTCCTCGACGACTGCGTCGCCCGGCACGTCCGCGGCGAGCTGGACGCCAAGACCGCCTCGATGGCCAAGTGGTGGCTGACCGAGCTCCAGAAGAAGATCGTGGACCAGGCGGTCCAGCTGTACGGCGGCTACGGCTACATGGCGGAGTACCCGATCGCCCGCGCCTACGTGAACTCGCGCGTCCAGACCATCTACGGCGGCACCACCGAGATCCAGAAGGAGATCATCGGCCGGTCGCTGGGCCTCTGA
- a CDS encoding PP2C family protein-serine/threonine phosphatase encodes MPGRERARRAFDAALLEHDAEQLYQQAPCGYLSLSADGLVVRVNQTFLTWTGFTRDALEGRRRFSELLTVGGRIYYETHFAPMIQLQGGAREIALEVVGADGVALPVLVNAVLERDADGAPRSILVAVFDASERRGYEQELLRARRTAEESETRALSLARTLQQTLIPPRPPDIPGLEVAAVYRPAGDGHEVGGDFYDVFQVAVDDWVVVLGDVSGKGVDAAVVTSLIRHSLRGIAVTVADPSEALGELNTILLADATDRFCTVLMLRLVRSDGSWCLTASAGGHPAALIWPEGASPGAVGEPGSLVGIFDDASFTTARVELGPGDTVVLYTDGLSEARRGQEFFSDTRLLERLVHHGADPAVLTRGLLEDALAFEEGAPRDDIAVLGLRVPHPHE; translated from the coding sequence GTGCCGGGTCGCGAGCGAGCCCGGCGCGCGTTCGACGCCGCCCTGCTCGAGCACGATGCAGAGCAGCTCTACCAGCAGGCGCCGTGCGGCTACCTGTCGCTGTCGGCGGACGGGCTGGTGGTGCGGGTCAACCAGACGTTCCTGACCTGGACCGGGTTCACCCGCGACGCGCTGGAGGGCCGGCGCCGGTTCTCCGAGCTGCTCACGGTCGGCGGCCGGATCTACTACGAGACGCACTTCGCCCCGATGATCCAGCTCCAGGGCGGCGCGCGCGAGATCGCCCTCGAGGTGGTCGGAGCCGACGGCGTGGCACTGCCGGTCCTGGTGAACGCCGTACTCGAGCGCGACGCCGACGGCGCTCCGCGGTCGATCCTGGTCGCGGTGTTCGACGCCTCCGAGCGGCGGGGCTACGAGCAGGAGCTGCTGCGGGCCCGGCGGACCGCCGAGGAGTCGGAGACCCGGGCGCTCTCCCTGGCCCGCACCCTCCAGCAGACCCTGATCCCACCCCGGCCGCCGGACATCCCCGGCCTGGAGGTCGCAGCGGTCTACCGGCCGGCCGGCGACGGGCACGAGGTGGGCGGCGACTTCTACGACGTGTTCCAGGTGGCCGTCGACGACTGGGTGGTCGTGCTCGGTGACGTTTCGGGCAAGGGCGTCGACGCCGCCGTGGTGACGTCCCTGATCCGACACTCCCTGCGCGGGATCGCGGTCACGGTGGCGGACCCCAGCGAGGCGCTGGGCGAGCTCAACACGATCCTGCTCGCCGACGCGACGGACCGCTTCTGCACGGTGCTGATGCTGCGGCTCGTGCGGTCTGACGGCAGCTGGTGCCTGACCGCGAGCGCGGGCGGGCACCCCGCTGCCCTGATCTGGCCCGAGGGCGCCTCCCCGGGGGCGGTCGGCGAGCCGGGCTCTCTCGTGGGCATCTTCGACGACGCCTCCTTCACCACGGCCCGGGTCGAGCTCGGGCCCGGCGACACCGTCGTGCTCTACACCGACGGGCTCTCCGAGGCGCGGAGAGGCCAGGAGTTCTTCTCCGACACCCGGCTGCTCGAGCGCCTCGTCCACCACGGGGCCGATCCCGCCGTCCTGACGCGGGGTCTGCTCGAGGACGCGCTGGCCTTCGAGGAGGGCGCCCCCCGTGACGACATCGCCGTACTGGGGCTGAGGGTTCCGCACCCGCACGAGTGA
- a CDS encoding MMPL family transporter — protein sequence MHRQIAGKLTSPVTKWFVAIAWIVIAVGGGFFGSKLSTVTNDQAASWLPTSAESTKALAQLDAFQNPNNIPTVIVYYRAGGLTTSDLAAIKGQVADISAMKGVTGRVQGPVPSQDGEVAQTLVTFNFGKDGWNKLPDTTDQLRSIAAIPGVTVHFAGPGGQAADSAKAFAGIDGTLLFASLGVVILILLVTYRSPILWILPLFSSVVALFTSQGVVYFLAKDAGLTVNSQSSAILTVLVIGAGTDYALLLVARYREELRRHADRHEAMAFALHRAAPALLASAGTVVVGMLCLTLAEMNSTKGLGPVNAIGVAITLLVMITLLPALLVIFGRWIFWPARPSYGSHEPTTTGLWAKVGNWIAPRPRKVWVVTAVVLGIAALGTLNLDTGGLTTADQYTKVVDSTQGQALLNQHGLVNNATPIMVVTSASTADQVTQAIRTVPGVDPPISPAPPINGVALVTATIPDDVASQAAFDKVRAVRDAVHQVPGANALVGGASATFLDVQVASHHDNKLIIPVILVVVMLILMLLLRALISPLILIATVVLSYAAALGISTFLFQHVYTHLFSQGAGFDHADASFPLFVFVFLVALGIDYNIFLMTRVREETAARGTRQGSLIALGATGGVITSAGFVLASTFAVLGTLPLVFIAELGTAVALGVILDTIIVRSVLVTAINLDLGGRIWWPSKLDRGPQDSAVEAAHEVDRIDA from the coding sequence ATGCACCGACAGATCGCAGGCAAGCTCACGAGTCCGGTCACCAAGTGGTTCGTCGCGATCGCGTGGATCGTGATCGCGGTGGGCGGCGGGTTCTTCGGCAGCAAGCTGTCGACGGTCACCAACGACCAGGCCGCCTCGTGGCTGCCCACCAGCGCGGAGTCGACCAAGGCGCTCGCCCAGCTCGACGCCTTCCAGAACCCCAACAACATCCCCACCGTGATCGTCTACTACCGCGCCGGCGGCCTGACCACCTCGGACCTCGCGGCGATCAAGGGACAGGTCGCCGACATCTCCGCGATGAAGGGGGTCACCGGCCGGGTCCAGGGCCCGGTGCCGTCTCAGGACGGTGAGGTCGCCCAGACCCTGGTCACCTTCAACTTCGGCAAGGACGGATGGAACAAGCTGCCCGACACCACCGACCAGCTGCGCTCGATCGCCGCGATCCCCGGTGTCACCGTCCACTTCGCCGGGCCGGGTGGTCAGGCTGCCGACTCCGCCAAGGCGTTCGCCGGCATCGACGGCACGCTGCTCTTCGCCAGCCTGGGCGTCGTGATCCTGATCCTGCTGGTCACCTACCGGAGCCCGATCCTGTGGATCCTGCCGCTGTTCTCCTCGGTGGTGGCGCTGTTCACCAGCCAGGGGGTGGTCTACTTCCTGGCCAAGGACGCCGGGCTCACCGTGAACAGCCAGAGCAGCGCGATCCTCACGGTGCTCGTGATCGGCGCCGGCACCGACTACGCGCTGCTGCTGGTGGCCAGGTATCGCGAGGAGCTGCGCCGGCACGCCGATCGGCACGAAGCGATGGCCTTCGCCCTGCACCGGGCCGCCCCCGCGCTGCTGGCCAGCGCCGGCACGGTCGTGGTGGGCATGCTGTGCCTGACCTTGGCCGAGATGAACTCCACCAAGGGCCTCGGTCCGGTCAACGCGATCGGTGTCGCGATCACCTTGCTCGTGATGATCACGCTGCTTCCGGCGCTGCTGGTGATCTTCGGACGCTGGATCTTCTGGCCGGCCCGCCCGTCGTACGGATCGCACGAGCCGACCACCACCGGCCTGTGGGCCAAGGTCGGCAACTGGATCGCTCCGCGGCCGCGCAAGGTGTGGGTCGTCACCGCCGTCGTGCTCGGGATCGCCGCGCTCGGCACCCTCAACCTCGACACCGGCGGGCTGACCACGGCCGACCAGTACACCAAGGTCGTGGACTCCACCCAGGGCCAGGCCCTGCTCAACCAGCACGGCCTGGTCAACAACGCGACCCCGATCATGGTGGTCACCAGCGCCTCCACCGCCGACCAGGTCACCCAGGCGATCCGCACGGTGCCGGGAGTCGACCCGCCGATCTCCCCTGCGCCGCCGATCAACGGGGTCGCCCTGGTCACCGCGACGATCCCCGACGACGTGGCGTCCCAGGCGGCCTTCGACAAGGTGCGCGCGGTGCGCGACGCCGTACACCAGGTGCCCGGCGCCAACGCCCTGGTGGGCGGGGCATCGGCGACCTTCCTCGACGTCCAGGTGGCCTCGCACCACGACAACAAGCTGATCATCCCGGTGATCCTGGTCGTGGTGATGCTGATCCTGATGCTGTTGCTGCGTGCGCTGATCTCACCGCTGATCCTGATCGCGACGGTGGTCCTGTCGTACGCCGCAGCGCTGGGGATCTCGACATTCCTCTTCCAGCACGTCTACACCCACCTGTTCAGCCAGGGGGCGGGCTTCGACCACGCCGACGCGTCGTTCCCGCTGTTCGTCTTCGTGTTCCTGGTGGCCCTGGGCATCGACTACAACATCTTCCTGATGACCCGGGTGCGGGAGGAGACCGCGGCCCGCGGCACCCGTCAGGGCTCGCTGATCGCGCTCGGTGCGACCGGTGGGGTGATCACCTCGGCCGGCTTCGTCCTGGCGTCGACGTTCGCGGTGCTGGGCACGCTGCCACTGGTGTTCATCGCCGAGCTCGGCACGGCGGTGGCCCTGGGGGTCATCCTCGACACGATCATCGTGCGGTCGGTACTGGTGACCGCGATCAACCTCGACCTGGGCGGCCGGATCTGGTGGCCGAGCAAGCTCGACCGCGGACCCCAGGACAGCGCCGTCGAGGCGGCCCACGAGGTCGACCGGATCGACGCCTGA
- a CDS encoding HPP family protein, which produces MLVREVMTSPAVTVTAEASLREAIGLLDRHTITALPVVDEAGRPLGVVSEADLLREALGRGAHETVGEVMTSPVRTVSADSTLTDAFAVMDGTVVKSLPVTLHGRVVGVVSRRDLVAALARGDLDPTRTSWSAS; this is translated from the coding sequence GTGCTGGTACGTGAGGTGATGACCTCCCCTGCCGTGACCGTGACCGCCGAGGCGTCGTTGCGCGAGGCGATCGGCCTCCTCGACCGGCACACGATCACCGCCCTCCCGGTCGTGGACGAGGCCGGGCGACCCCTGGGCGTGGTCAGCGAGGCCGACCTGCTGCGCGAGGCCCTCGGCCGTGGGGCCCACGAGACCGTCGGCGAGGTGATGACCTCCCCGGTACGGACCGTGTCCGCGGACAGCACCCTCACGGACGCGTTCGCCGTGATGGACGGCACCGTCGTGAAGAGCCTGCCGGTGACCCTGCACGGCCGGGTCGTCGGCGTCGTCAGCCGGCGCGACCTGGTCGCGGCGCTGGCCCGCGGCGACCTGGACCCGACCCGGACGAGCTGGTCTGCGAGCTGA
- a CDS encoding alpha/beta fold hydrolase: protein MDALARWNVHQSGQKGGPVLLFAHGFGCDQHMWRFVTPAFEDRFRVVRFDFVGSGGSDLTTYDVERYSTLQGYADDVVSLCTELDLTDVTYVGHSVAAMIGVLAEVARPELFAQLVLVGPSPRYIDTDGYRGGFSADDIEQLLGSLDSNYLGWSGAMAPVIMGNAERPHLGAELTASFCRTDPEIARRFARVTFTSDNRAELGRVTTPTLILQCRDDVIAPLEVGAYVRDAIPGSTMTVLEATGHCPNLSAPEETVAAMADFVRGR, encoded by the coding sequence ATGGACGCCCTCGCCCGCTGGAACGTACACCAGAGCGGGCAGAAGGGCGGGCCGGTCCTGCTCTTCGCTCACGGATTCGGTTGCGACCAGCACATGTGGCGGTTCGTCACGCCGGCGTTCGAGGACCGGTTCCGGGTCGTCCGCTTCGACTTCGTGGGCAGCGGCGGCTCCGACCTCACGACGTACGACGTCGAGCGCTACTCCACGCTCCAGGGCTACGCCGACGACGTGGTCAGCCTGTGCACCGAGCTCGACCTGACCGACGTCACGTACGTCGGGCACTCGGTGGCGGCGATGATCGGGGTCCTCGCCGAGGTGGCGCGACCCGAGCTCTTCGCGCAGCTGGTGCTGGTGGGGCCGTCGCCGCGCTACATCGACACCGACGGCTACCGGGGTGGCTTCTCCGCGGACGACATCGAGCAGCTGCTCGGGTCCCTCGACAGCAACTACCTCGGCTGGTCCGGCGCGATGGCGCCGGTGATCATGGGCAACGCGGAGCGCCCCCATCTCGGTGCCGAGCTGACCGCGAGCTTCTGCCGCACGGATCCCGAGATCGCTCGCCGCTTCGCCCGGGTCACCTTCACCTCCGACAACCGCGCGGAGCTGGGGCGGGTCACGACCCCGACCCTGATCCTGCAGTGCCGCGACGACGTGATCGCTCCGCTCGAGGTCGGCGCCTACGTCCGCGACGCGATCCCCGGCAGCACCATGACGGTGCTCGAGGCCACCGGGCACTGCCCCAACCTGAGCGCTCCCGAAGAGACCGTGGCGGCGATGGCGGACTTCGTCCGCGGCCGCTGA